One Thalassotalea atypica DNA window includes the following coding sequences:
- a CDS encoding DUF4442 domain-containing protein — protein MANRFSKAVAKIYTFPVFTQSFLLTKLFCTMVKYANTSGVKIIAVSQRQTHLTLKNRKKVQNHIGGVHAIAASLLAESATGIVFGMNVPDSHIPLLKSMTVNYTRRMQGDLSAVATLTDEQVTLIQSQDKGDVIVSVKITDESGLEPIDCEMHWAWVNKKR, from the coding sequence ATGGCCAATCGGTTTAGTAAAGCAGTAGCAAAAATTTATACTTTTCCTGTGTTTACGCAAAGTTTTTTGCTGACGAAACTATTCTGTACTATGGTGAAATATGCAAATACGTCAGGCGTCAAAATTATTGCAGTCAGTCAACGTCAGACGCACTTAACCCTCAAAAATAGAAAAAAAGTACAAAATCACATTGGTGGCGTTCACGCAATTGCGGCGAGTTTATTAGCTGAGTCTGCGACCGGCATCGTGTTTGGCATGAACGTACCAGACAGTCATATTCCATTATTAAAATCTATGACAGTAAATTACACGCGGAGAATGCAAGGAGACTTGAGTGCAGTGGCTACACTAACTGATGAACAAGTCACGCTAATTCAATCACAAGATAAAGGGGATGTGATAGTTTCGGTTAAGATCACGGATGAATCAGGGCTAGAGCCGATAGACTGCGAAATGCATTGGGCGTGGGTAAATAAGAAACGTTAA
- the queG gene encoding tRNA epoxyqueuosine(34) reductase QueG: MNSTIHYQDLAEKIKLWGEELGFSQVGISDIDLSVHEQHLQKWLDNQYHGDMDYMEKHGMMRARPHELEPGSVRAISVRLDYLPTDAKFARTLKNKSKAYVSRYALGRDYHKLMRKRLQQLGKKIHEYCEEFNFRPFVDSAPVLERPLAEKAGLGWVGKHSLLINEEAGSWFFIGELLVNIPLTLDSTSVENKCGSCISCIKICPTQAIVEPYVVDARRCISYLTIELQGAIPEEFRSLIGNRIYGCDDCQLICPWNKFAKLSIVDDFQPRQALDNTDLLELFDWTETEFLDRTQGSPIRRIGFQSWQRNIAVALGNAPYHEAIFSALTQKKDVEDAIIKEHVQWALKQQQTKQAHLQHQLEKAQQDKSNKIIRLNERLIRSIEKGLPRDA; encoded by the coding sequence ATGAATTCTACTATCCACTATCAAGATCTGGCTGAAAAAATCAAGCTTTGGGGCGAGGAACTTGGATTTTCCCAAGTGGGTATCAGTGATATTGACCTATCGGTTCATGAACAACACTTGCAAAAGTGGTTAGATAATCAATACCACGGTGATATGGACTACATGGAAAAACATGGCATGATGCGAGCACGCCCTCACGAACTAGAACCAGGTTCGGTTCGGGCGATAAGTGTCCGCTTAGATTATTTACCCACTGATGCAAAGTTTGCCCGAACCCTAAAAAACAAATCCAAGGCCTATGTAAGTCGTTATGCATTGGGCCGCGATTACCATAAGTTGATGCGCAAGCGACTGCAGCAACTAGGTAAAAAAATACACGAGTATTGCGAAGAATTTAACTTTCGTCCTTTTGTAGATTCTGCACCAGTACTTGAGCGACCCCTTGCCGAAAAAGCAGGACTGGGCTGGGTCGGAAAACACAGTTTGCTGATCAACGAAGAGGCAGGCTCATGGTTTTTTATCGGTGAATTATTAGTCAACATTCCCTTAACCCTCGATAGTACAAGTGTTGAAAATAAGTGTGGTAGTTGCATATCGTGCATTAAGATTTGCCCGACTCAGGCTATTGTTGAGCCGTATGTAGTGGATGCAAGAAGGTGCATTTCTTATTTAACCATCGAACTTCAAGGTGCAATACCTGAAGAATTTAGGTCACTCATTGGCAACAGGATATATGGCTGTGATGATTGTCAATTAATTTGCCCTTGGAATAAATTTGCGAAACTCTCAATTGTAGATGACTTTCAACCCAGACAAGCACTCGACAATACCGACCTACTTGAGTTGTTCGATTGGACGGAAACGGAGTTTCTTGATAGAACCCAAGGCTCTCCCATTCGAAGAATTGGTTTTCAAAGCTGGCAACGTAACATTGCCGTTGCATTGGGTAACGCCCCATACCATGAGGCGATATTTAGCGCATTAACACAGAAAAAAGACGTTGAAGACGCCATCATCAAAGAACACGTGCAATGGGCACTAAAACAACAGCAAACCAAACAGGCGCACCTACAACATCAGTTAGAAAAAGCGCAGCAGGATAAGAGCAATAAGATTATTCGTCTGAATGAGCGCTTGATCCGATCGATTGAAAAGGGTCTACCAAGAGACGCCTAA
- a CDS encoding BlaI/MecI/CopY family transcriptional regulator: MARDNSSVKPTEAELTLLNILWQIGPATVRQVHETVSKNQRTGYTTVLKILQIMHEKSLVIRDESNRAHVYAAANSEMQTQSSLIKDLISKAFGGSTSKLVMRAIDDTTSQKDIDDIRQLLNSLEK; this comes from the coding sequence ATGGCTAGAGACAACTCAAGCGTTAAGCCGACGGAAGCCGAATTAACATTGCTCAACATATTGTGGCAAATTGGCCCTGCTACTGTCAGACAAGTACATGAAACTGTCAGTAAAAATCAAAGAACGGGCTATACTACGGTATTGAAGATATTGCAGATCATGCATGAAAAATCATTGGTCATTCGCGATGAAAGCAACCGCGCTCATGTATATGCGGCAGCAAACAGCGAAATGCAAACTCAGTCTTCATTGATTAAAGATCTCATCAGTAAAGCATTTGGTGGGTCAACGTCTAAACTAGTGATGCGCGCAATCGATGACACTACTAGTCAAAAAGACATTGATGATATTCGTCAATTATTGAACAGTTTAGAAAAGTAA
- a CDS encoding glycerophosphodiester phosphodiesterase has translation MLIIAHRGASGEYPENTLLAFEQAIEQGADGVELDVQHHPSGELLLIHDRYVNTNHGEVKHYSELSSEQIKKLSLPEKQSVVTLKQALTCIAGRCLVNIELKCMSDNEVEITSLLEHIRKVIGQAVNNSGFSNQQFIISSFNHSLLKHCEEIIPEVSKAALIACNPLNVKSLTDELSLVAINPSIDCLNHSFVKRVHQLDMQVWVYTVDHTLDIEKCRELGVDAIFTNYPRKTRNYLSAI, from the coding sequence ATGTTGATCATTGCACATCGCGGCGCGAGTGGTGAATATCCTGAAAATACCCTACTTGCGTTTGAACAAGCTATTGAACAAGGTGCTGATGGCGTCGAGCTCGACGTTCAGCATCACCCAAGCGGCGAGCTGTTGCTGATTCATGATCGTTACGTGAATACAAATCATGGTGAAGTAAAGCACTATAGCGAGCTCTCCAGCGAACAAATCAAAAAACTCTCGCTGCCTGAAAAACAGTCAGTTGTTACTCTTAAACAAGCGCTAACCTGTATTGCCGGAAGATGTTTGGTGAACATTGAACTCAAATGTATGAGTGATAATGAAGTAGAAATAACCTCGCTCCTTGAACACATAAGGAAAGTTATCGGCCAAGCGGTTAATAACTCAGGCTTTTCAAATCAGCAATTTATCATTTCTTCTTTCAATCATTCCTTACTAAAGCACTGTGAAGAAATAATTCCTGAAGTAAGTAAAGCAGCACTCATCGCTTGCAATCCTCTTAATGTTAAAAGCTTGACCGACGAGCTTTCGCTCGTAGCTATCAACCCTTCAATTGATTGTCTTAATCACAGTTTTGTAAAACGTGTTCATCAGCTAGATATGCAAGTATGGGTTTATACTGTAGATCACACCTTAGATATTGAAAAATGTCGTGAATTAGGTGTTGACGCAATTTTTACGAATTATCCCCGCAAAACCCGCAATTATTTATCAGCAATTTAA
- a CDS encoding M56 family metallopeptidase, protein MLEHLTSNPILSALALTLFHFMWQGVLIAGVLKLMLVIVSKQKSLIRYSLSCLAMSANLVVPLITFFWCYQLYSLDSNSINSAYAITPTALLSEGVSSGVNLTWYTKLTPYLPYVSITWFVCVACLTLKLLLELHSVTRLPYQQSIPASKELQAKFSSLVKQLELKQSPKLIVSLKVDIPMAIGWLKPVVLLPANMLGGLSPTQLEMLLLHELAHIRRHDYIVNFLQTLVEILLFFHPAVMWVSKQMRQEREYCSDDIAVAHCGNAVAYAHTLADTASLCKKHRHATIPTMAMAASGGDLKQRVIRLVDHQCSNNNDAGRWFAGAILGLSLVLMMSKQFLSIPQLNVAVGELSLFNFYNKAAKSAFNEESSHKPEPLVETTIAKQLIAKQYNEQKIVVSPNSFLQTKADVHVPKLVKLETATIFEKRQEQLSEVVQTINTAEGSEQKIPLELAPQQSVVAQKLNVKTADQQSFTSTVSKDLTKATASDTSFETNFAVENSAKTDNPYAHDIAELAAGLDEPKANIALKATKKDTIFEKETDSSISFTASDNNELLTKPFEIRLNKTQKSPVNLPVKYSAELISASEPRYPSIAKRKGIELDVLVNFTIGKDGRIRNIEFKHQNKISYFKSAIISAMNKWTFLPAQMDGQPVESQMSKIFSFNLS, encoded by the coding sequence ATGCTGGAACACTTAACAAGTAATCCAATTTTAAGCGCCTTAGCACTCACTTTATTCCACTTCATGTGGCAAGGTGTATTGATCGCTGGTGTTTTAAAATTAATGCTTGTCATTGTATCTAAGCAAAAGTCGTTGATTCGGTATAGCTTGTCTTGTCTTGCAATGAGTGCCAATTTAGTTGTCCCTCTCATTACTTTTTTTTGGTGCTACCAATTATATTCTTTGGATTCCAATTCAATTAACTCCGCCTATGCCATAACGCCTACTGCGCTGTTAAGTGAAGGTGTATCCTCCGGCGTGAATTTAACTTGGTACACAAAGTTAACCCCATATTTACCCTATGTATCAATTACTTGGTTTGTCTGTGTTGCTTGCCTCACTCTTAAGCTATTGTTAGAGCTGCATTCAGTTACTCGATTGCCATATCAACAATCAATACCAGCCAGTAAAGAGCTTCAAGCAAAATTTTCTTCTTTAGTTAAACAGTTGGAATTAAAGCAATCACCAAAATTAATCGTGTCGTTAAAGGTTGATATTCCAATGGCTATAGGCTGGTTGAAACCAGTCGTTTTATTGCCAGCGAATATGCTGGGCGGGTTATCCCCTACTCAGTTAGAAATGTTGCTACTGCACGAATTGGCACATATCCGTCGTCACGATTACATTGTTAATTTCTTGCAAACTTTAGTCGAAATTTTGCTGTTCTTTCATCCAGCGGTGATGTGGGTATCTAAGCAAATGCGACAAGAACGCGAGTACTGCAGTGATGATATAGCCGTTGCACACTGTGGCAATGCAGTTGCCTATGCACATACACTTGCTGACACTGCCTCATTATGTAAAAAGCATCGTCATGCCACTATCCCAACCATGGCCATGGCCGCATCAGGAGGCGACTTAAAACAGCGAGTTATTCGTTTAGTTGATCATCAGTGCAGCAATAATAATGATGCTGGACGTTGGTTTGCCGGCGCTATATTAGGTTTATCACTAGTGCTTATGATGAGTAAGCAATTTTTGTCAATTCCCCAGCTTAATGTGGCCGTAGGTGAGCTAAGTTTATTTAATTTTTACAACAAAGCGGCTAAGTCAGCATTCAATGAAGAATCCTCACATAAACCTGAACCATTAGTCGAAACAACCATAGCGAAACAATTAATTGCTAAGCAATACAATGAACAGAAAATCGTCGTATCACCAAATAGTTTTTTACAAACCAAAGCTGATGTTCATGTGCCTAAATTGGTTAAACTTGAAACCGCTACGATATTTGAGAAACGTCAAGAGCAATTAAGTGAAGTAGTACAGACAATCAATACCGCTGAGGGTAGTGAACAGAAGATTCCTCTTGAACTCGCGCCCCAACAATCGGTTGTAGCACAAAAGCTCAATGTTAAAACCGCAGACCAACAATCTTTTACATCAACAGTGTCGAAAGATCTTACGAAAGCGACAGCTTCTGATACAAGTTTTGAAACAAACTTTGCCGTAGAGAATAGCGCCAAAACAGATAACCCTTACGCTCATGATATAGCTGAACTAGCGGCTGGGTTAGATGAACCTAAAGCAAACATTGCACTAAAAGCCACCAAGAAAGACACTATTTTTGAAAAAGAAACGGATAGTTCAATCAGTTTTACCGCATCTGATAACAATGAACTTTTAACTAAACCCTTTGAAATTAGGCTGAATAAAACGCAAAAGTCACCGGTTAATTTGCCCGTTAAATATAGCGCTGAATTGATCAGTGCTTCCGAGCCACGTTACCCATCAATAGCGAAACGTAAAGGGATTGAATTAGATGTGTTGGTTAATTTTACCATCGGTAAAGACGGACGCATTCGTAATATTGAATTTAAACACCAAAATAAAATCAGCTACTTTAAAAGTGCCATTATTTCTGCGATGAATAAATGGACTTTTCTACCGGCTCAAATGGATGGGCAGCCAGTAGAAAGTCAAATGTCCAAAATATTTTCATTTAATTTGTCTTAG
- the asd gene encoding archaetidylserine decarboxylase (Phosphatidylserine decarboxylase is synthesized as a single chain precursor. Generation of the pyruvoyl active site from a Ser is coupled to cleavage of a Gly-Ser bond between the larger (beta) and smaller (alpha chains). It is an integral membrane protein.) translates to MPKHALSRLVGKFAAAEAGWFTTQAISWFIKAYDINMDEAKLKKATDFNTFNDFFTRELEDGARTINNNEMTLCYPVDGKISQQGDIEAGKLIQAKGFDYSLTTLLGGDEQTAKPFEDGKFSCIYLAPKDYHRIHMPITGTLREMIYVPGDLFSVNPLTANNVPNLFARNERVVTIFDTANGPMAMVLVGATIVASIETVWAGTITPPAGKDVFRWHYPASGIDAITLQKGDEMGRFKLGSTVVTTFAKNMVEFNETAGPETVTRLGKHYADIKA, encoded by the coding sequence ATGCCTAAACATGCCCTGTCACGTTTAGTAGGTAAATTTGCCGCAGCAGAGGCTGGATGGTTCACCACCCAAGCCATATCTTGGTTTATCAAGGCTTATGACATTAACATGGATGAAGCGAAGTTGAAGAAAGCCACTGATTTCAATACGTTCAATGATTTTTTCACTCGAGAATTAGAAGATGGGGCTCGCACCATTAATAATAATGAGATGACGCTTTGTTATCCGGTAGATGGAAAAATTAGCCAGCAAGGTGATATCGAAGCAGGCAAGCTGATTCAAGCAAAAGGTTTTGATTACAGTTTAACCACGTTACTCGGCGGTGATGAGCAGACTGCGAAGCCATTTGAAGACGGTAAGTTTTCCTGCATTTACCTAGCCCCTAAAGATTATCATCGTATTCATATGCCTATAACCGGCACGTTGCGTGAAATGATCTATGTTCCTGGCGATTTGTTTTCTGTTAACCCGTTGACGGCAAACAATGTGCCTAATTTATTCGCCCGTAATGAAAGAGTAGTGACTATATTTGATACGGCTAACGGCCCAATGGCAATGGTACTTGTAGGAGCGACAATAGTGGCAAGCATCGAAACAGTTTGGGCAGGTACTATCACTCCACCTGCCGGTAAAGATGTTTTCCGCTGGCATTACCCTGCATCGGGTATTGATGCCATTACCTTGCAAAAAGGTGACGAAATGGGCCGATTTAAACTAGGCTCAACGGTAGTAACTACGTTTGCGAAAAATATGGTTGAGTTTAATGAAACAGCTGGACCGGAAACAGTTACGCGCCTAGGTAAACATTATGCGGATATCAAAGCTTAA
- the rsgA gene encoding small ribosomal subunit biogenesis GTPase RsgA, translated as MAKKRKLTKGQTRRIQANQDKKLNRKNDTVNWQDEELGEPQTGVVISRFGQHADIESQSGDIHRCNLRRSIKSLVCGDKVLWRQGKETEHSISGVIEAVHERASELSRPDVYDGVKPIAANISQIVIVSSVLPAFNADIIDRYIIACEQISIKPTILLNKIDLLDGAQEQEIAKQLDIYRDIGYQILFASSESEHGIEDLRTQLKDHISIFVGQSGVGKSTLVNSLMPELGLLTKSVSENSGLGQHTTTVARLYHFKEGGDLIDSPGIREFGLWHLSPEQVAEGFIEFSDFLGTCKFRDCKHKKDPGCALIAASEQGKIHPERLASFQRIVDSLDTNTLTSRFRD; from the coding sequence GTGGCGAAAAAGAGAAAGCTGACCAAAGGTCAAACAAGGCGCATACAAGCTAATCAAGACAAAAAGCTAAATCGCAAAAACGATACCGTCAATTGGCAAGATGAAGAGTTAGGCGAGCCTCAAACAGGTGTGGTGATCAGCCGATTCGGCCAACATGCAGACATTGAAAGTCAGTCTGGTGACATTCACCGCTGTAATTTGCGCCGTTCTATCAAATCACTCGTCTGTGGTGATAAAGTGTTATGGCGACAAGGTAAGGAGACTGAGCACAGTATTTCAGGTGTTATTGAAGCCGTACATGAACGGGCTTCCGAATTAAGCCGTCCTGACGTATATGACGGCGTAAAGCCCATTGCCGCAAATATAAGCCAAATTGTTATTGTTTCTTCTGTACTCCCCGCATTTAATGCAGACATAATCGACCGATACATTATTGCCTGTGAACAAATCAGTATTAAGCCCACTATTTTGCTCAATAAAATTGATCTGCTTGATGGTGCACAAGAGCAAGAAATTGCCAAGCAATTAGACATATACCGAGATATTGGCTATCAAATATTATTTGCCAGCAGCGAGAGCGAGCATGGCATTGAGGATTTACGCACTCAACTCAAAGATCACATCAGTATTTTTGTTGGACAGTCAGGAGTGGGTAAGTCAACATTGGTAAATTCGCTAATGCCTGAACTTGGCTTATTAACGAAATCAGTATCAGAAAACTCTGGGCTCGGACAACATACAACAACAGTTGCCAGACTATACCATTTTAAAGAAGGCGGAGACTTAATTGACTCCCCAGGAATTCGGGAATTTGGCCTCTGGCATTTATCTCCAGAACAAGTTGCTGAAGGGTTTATCGAATTTTCAGACTTTTTAGGAACCTGTAAATTCAGAGATTGTAAGCATAAAAAAGATCCCGGTTGTGCTTTGATTGCAGCAAGTGAGCAGGGAAAAATACACCCTGAACGACTGGCAAGTTTTCAACGCATTGTCGATAGTTTAGATACAAATACATTAACGTCTCGATTTAGAGATTAA
- a CDS encoding DUF1289 domain-containing protein — protein MEDCVNKNEAGIPASPCVRNCCLDPQDICLGCFRHLDEITQWQSMSVKRKKDTLRLCASRKQAHEEHYS, from the coding sequence ATGGAGGATTGTGTTAATAAAAATGAGGCAGGTATACCAGCTAGTCCTTGCGTTAGAAATTGCTGTTTAGATCCGCAGGATATCTGCCTTGGTTGTTTTCGCCACCTTGATGAAATTACCCAGTGGCAGTCTATGTCAGTGAAGAGAAAAAAAGACACATTACGTCTGTGCGCCTCGAGAAAACAGGCGCATGAGGAACACTACTCATAA
- a CDS encoding response regulator transcription factor — protein sequence MSTKRILLIDDDIELAQLLSDYLGQEGYAVECCHDGLTGLTKSYDDGLDLILLDVMMPNLSGFEVLKALGGSHKTPILMLTAKGDDADRILGLELGADDYLAKPFHHRELLARIKAIFRRIEIVTQQKAPQQKLAVNGVVLDHGKREVFCHEQPVELTGTEYEMLHCLMEQHGTIVSKDALSEQVLGRKLSPFDRSIDMHVSNIRRKISQFDEQDKIKTIRGSGYLFLTGDS from the coding sequence ATGAGCACAAAGCGCATACTATTAATTGACGATGATATCGAGCTCGCCCAATTGCTGTCTGACTATTTGGGGCAAGAAGGCTATGCTGTTGAGTGCTGTCATGACGGCTTGACTGGATTAACTAAATCTTATGATGACGGCCTTGATCTAATATTACTCGACGTGATGATGCCAAATCTATCTGGCTTTGAAGTGTTAAAAGCACTTGGAGGTTCACATAAAACACCTATTTTGATGTTGACCGCCAAAGGTGACGACGCCGATAGAATATTAGGGCTTGAATTAGGCGCCGATGATTATTTAGCAAAGCCGTTTCATCACCGGGAATTATTGGCTCGTATAAAAGCTATTTTTCGCCGTATAGAAATCGTCACTCAACAAAAAGCTCCACAGCAAAAATTGGCCGTTAACGGTGTCGTATTAGACCACGGAAAACGCGAAGTTTTTTGCCATGAACAACCGGTTGAATTGACGGGTACCGAATATGAAATGCTGCATTGTTTGATGGAGCAGCATGGCACTATCGTCAGTAAAGACGCTTTATCCGAACAAGTGTTAGGCCGTAAACTCAGTCCTTTTGACCGCAGCATAGACATGCATGTAAGTAATATCAGACGAAAAATTTCCCAGTTTGATGAGCAAGACAAAATCAAGACGATACGTGGTTCAGGCTACTTGTTCCTCACTGGAGACAGCTAG
- the orn gene encoding oligoribonuclease, with product MSCNDSNLIWLDLEMTGLEPKVDVILEIATIVTDSQLNILAEGPVFAIHQTDQILDNMSDWCIEHHGKSGLTQRCRDSKTDLVTATQQTLQFVEQFVAKGKSPMCGNSIGQDRRFINKYMPDFEEYFHYRNLDVSTIKELARRWKPEVLDKVVKTGAHLALDDIRESIAELKVYQAHFFNL from the coding sequence ATGAGTTGTAATGACAGTAATTTAATCTGGTTAGATCTCGAAATGACAGGCTTAGAACCTAAAGTCGATGTTATTTTAGAGATTGCTACGATAGTAACTGATAGTCAGTTAAACATTTTGGCCGAGGGTCCTGTGTTTGCGATTCACCAAACAGATCAGATACTCGATAATATGAGCGATTGGTGTATTGAACATCATGGAAAATCGGGTTTGACACAGCGTTGTCGCGACAGTAAAACGGATTTGGTAACGGCAACACAACAGACACTGCAATTTGTTGAGCAATTTGTCGCCAAAGGCAAGTCTCCCATGTGCGGCAACAGTATTGGCCAAGATCGCCGTTTTATTAATAAATATATGCCGGATTTTGAAGAGTACTTTCATTACCGTAATTTGGATGTCAGCACCATTAAAGAGCTAGCCAGACGCTGGAAACCAGAGGTGCTGGATAAAGTCGTCAAGACGGGAGCGCACTTAGCGTTAGATGACATTAGGGAGTCAATTGCAGAGCTCAAAGTCTATCAAGCGCACTTTTTTAATCTTTAA
- a CDS encoding Spy/CpxP family protein refolding chaperone, with translation MTFKNTINSQKIILSALLCAVINTPTTVLAEEISPSIEPSSFHQKHHRMDRKVFKKMVKYLKLNEDQVTQIKIIREQAKVDGAAIKLNIKPFFESAASLKNNTIFDEQTFNEMYAQYQDEFASMALHKAKVKHAIYHVLTPEQQAKWDDFKAKRQEKRKGKF, from the coding sequence ATGACGTTTAAAAATACCATAAATAGTCAAAAAATAATTCTTTCTGCACTGCTTTGTGCAGTAATTAACACGCCTACAACCGTATTGGCGGAAGAGATATCTCCGTCAATTGAACCTTCCTCTTTTCATCAAAAACATCACAGAATGGACCGAAAAGTATTCAAAAAAATGGTGAAGTATTTGAAGCTTAATGAAGATCAAGTGACGCAAATCAAAATTATTCGTGAACAGGCAAAAGTCGATGGTGCAGCGATAAAATTAAATATTAAGCCTTTTTTTGAGTCAGCAGCATCTCTGAAAAACAACACAATTTTCGATGAACAAACGTTTAATGAAATGTATGCGCAATATCAAGATGAATTCGCCTCAATGGCATTGCATAAAGCCAAAGTTAAACATGCAATATATCATGTATTAACTCCTGAACAGCAGGCCAAATGGGACGATTTTAAAGCGAAAAGACAGGAAAAAAGAAAAGGAAAATTCTAA